The Blautia pseudococcoides genome segment AAAGCCTCAAAAATAGCTGCTAAAATCCTCAACATCCTAATAGTTCCGTTAGATTCATATTTCAAAAATGGAAGTTCTATCTCTCCAACCTGCTCATGATCCTTATAAGTAGCATGCATAGATTGAACGCTCACATGTATATTTTTTATAACCAACTCTTTATTTTCTAAATCATCTTCATTCAATACATGCTTATCCAATTTTGATTCCAAACCTACACGCCAATCTTCAACACGAGGCAGGGGCCGGGGCAGCCGATTTTCTATCTTTCCCTCATCCGGGGAAAGCCGAGGATTATGCTCTATAATTCCGCAGGTTCCCTGATACTGGATGAATCAGTGACGCCGCCGTTTTCCTTTGTAAATAACGGCTGGTACTTTATCGCCTGCTTGATAGAGCCGGACGGCAGGAAGGCGCAGTATGTCATCGGCGACCGGGGCAGCGGTGAGGTGTGGGTGTCGGCGGCGCTTTCCTTTACCGGGGAGCTGAACCGCTCCTGCACGGCAGACCTCCTGGAGCCTTGCGTAATACACCCGCCCCGGCTCTGTGTCCAGCACAAGGGCGCACAGCCCCTTATCGGGACTCAGCCAGCTTACAATCTCATCCTTGCATTCCAGAAGCTCCTCCGCCGTCCGCTTCGGAGGAATGAAGCAGGAAATCTCAATCACCCGCTCGGAAAGGGACGCGCCCAGGTCAATCAGGCCGTCCCTGCCCGCCATGGAAATAGTGCGGTTCCTAAGTTCCGGCACCCGGTTTTCTTCCGTCATCCGGCTTGCAATCCCCATGCTTTTTGATGATATGCCGTCAAAGGAAAATCCCATCCACACATCCCTCCTTTACGAATAACCGTTTGCCCGCCGCCCCTGCTGGAGCTGCCGGTAAAGCTGCTGTGAAATCCTGCGGATATCTTCCTCGCTCCGCACGTTCATTTCTTTTACTTCGATCAGCGGGCCGGTAATCGTGCTGTCATGTGCAGAGCCTTCCCCGCCGTTTCCGGATACGGAAATCTCCTGCACCGCCGCAGACGGATTTAATACCATGTCCGCTGCCACGCCCTTCACCGCTTTTGCCACCATGCTCTTGCTGTCCTCGATGCCCTTTGCCAAGCCTTTCATGAAGTCCGGCATCCAGCTTTCGTAATCGGTCAGCGGTCCCTCGTCCGGCACGGAGAAGTGCAGAAAGGACTTAATCTTGTTTGCCACAGAAGATACAGCGTCACCGACTGCACCAATACAGCTTTTTATCCCGTTTACGATGCCCATGATCATGTCCTTGCCCCACTGCAGGGCTTTGGACGGAAGGCTCGTAATGAAGGAAATCGCCTGGTTGAATCCCTCCTTGATAGAGGATACAATCTTGCCCATGGTTCCTTTGATGCCGCTCCAAATGTTATTGAATACCGTGGTGATTGTATTTTTAATGCTGTTTACTACATTTGAAACCGTGGATTTTATGCCGTTCCATACCGAGGAAATGGTGTTCTTAATCCCATTCACCACTGCCGTGACCGCAGCCTTTATCGCATTCCACACGGTTGTGATGACCGTCTTTATGGCATTTAAGACTGTGGTGACTGTATTTTTGATGGCGTTCCATGCCGTGGTGATGAATGTCTGAATCGCCGTCACTACGGTCGTGACCACAGTTTTTATCCCGTTCCAAATGGTCGTGAATACTGTTTTTATCGCATTTAAGACCGTAGTAATAATTGTTTTGTAAATATTAAAATAGGTGGTTACGACAGTTTTGATTGCCTCCACCACCGTGGTAAATATGCTTTTAATCCCTTCCCACAGCCCGGAAAAGAAGTCTTTGATCCCGTTCCACACCGCCTGCGCTGTGGAGGAAATGGCCTCCCATGCCGCTGTAAAGAAGTTCTTGATTGCCTCCCATACGGCGATGGCAACCTCTTTCACATTCTCCCAAAGGTTGATCCAGAACTGCCGGAAATCCTCATTCGTGTTCCACAGATAAATAAACGCCGCCACCAGTGCTGTTATCGCCGCAATAATCAGGAAGATTGAATTGGCGAGCATGGTGGTGTTTAAGGCGGCGAAAGCGGTCTTGACTGTATTGATTACACCCGCCACTTTCGGAACAATCGTCATGATCGTGCCGACCGCAGACACCACTTTCCCGATAACGATAAGGACAGGACCGAGTGCCGCCGCCAATAAAGCCACGGTCGTGATGACTTTCTTCGTCCCCTCATCCATGCCGTTCAGCCAATCCACGAACTGCTGTACCCACCCGACAATCGTCTTGATGGCAGGCATTAGAAGTTCCCCAAAAGAAATCGCCAGCCCTTCCAGGGCTGACTTCAAAATTGTGATCTGCCCCTGCAGGTTGTCAAGCTGTGTGTCCGCCATCTGCTGTGCCGCGCCCCCGCTGTCAATGATGGACTGCTGCAGGTCATCCCATGTGGTCCCTGTGTTGGCAAGCAGGGCGTTCACGGAGGACAGGTCGGTCTTGTTGAAAATCTGCCCGATAATGTTGCTCTTTTCAGCGGCAGTCATGCCATCCATGGAAGTGTTCAAATCACCGAGGATGTCGTTGAGAGAGCGCATATTTCCCTCGGAATCGTAAACATCCAGGCCGAGCTGCTCCATGCAGGCGGCCGCCTTGTCGGTGGGGTTCTGCAGGGAGAGGATGACGTTCCTTAAATGGGTGCCGCCCTCTGCGCCCTTGATGCCGTTATTGGCGAGGATACCGAGTGCAGTATTTAATTCCGCCGTGCCGCCCTTCACGGTCTTTGCGGTCGCACCGATGGTAAGGATGCCCTCGCCAAGCTGCGCCACGGATGTGTTGGTGGTGGATGCGGTCTTTGCCATCTGGTCCACCATCGTCCCCGCCTCATCCACACCCATGCCCAAAGCGGACATGGCGTCCGTCACCATGTCCGATGCGGCCGCAAGGTCAATGCCGCCGGCCGCCGCAAGGTTCAAGACGGTTGGGAGCGTGTCGCACATCTGCTGAGTGTCATACCCGGCAAGGGCGAGGTAGTTTAACGCCTCCGCACACTCGCTTGCGGAAAAAGCCGTCTCGCTGCCCATCTTCTTTGCCAGCGCGGAAAGGGTGTCCATCGTATTGACGGATTCCCCGTTTACCGTGGACATGGAATCCTTTGTGATGCCCATGGTCGCCTGAACCTGCGACATGGACGATTCAAAGTTTGCCGCCGTGGTGACAGCCGCCGCACCCAAACCCGTAACCCCCGCCGTGACCGGGAGCAGTTTTTCCCCGGCAGAGGAAATCTTATCTCCGGCAGACTGTAGTTTCTCACCCACGGCTGATATCTTCTGCAAAGCCGTGGCGGACTGGTTTGCCTGTGTTTCCAGGTCATGGAGGCGCTGCTCGGTCTCAATGATTTCCCTCTGGAGGGCATCGTACTGGCCCTGCGTGATCTCGCCGTTGGCAAGGGCCGCGTTTGCCTGCTCAGCCGCTGTTTTCAGCGTGGCGAGCTTCTCTTTGGTATCACTGACCGCCTCGCCCAAAAGCCTGTGCTTCTGCGCCAGCAGCTCCGTATTGCCGGGGTCTAATTTCTAGAGTTTCTCCACATCCCGGAGCTGTGACTGCGTATCCCGGATGGAAGAATTGACGCCTTTTAAGGCAGTCTGTAACTTGGTGGTATCCCCGCCGATCTCAACAGTGATACCCCTGATTCTGTTCGCCACGGTGGACACCCCTTCCTGTTAAAATGCAAAACAAAACCCAGGGGGACGCCGCCTAAAAGCGGTCGTAATCCTCCTGGGTAGCGATTTCTTTATAGCCCTTGTATTCGTCGTTCCTGCTCTCCGCGAACATATCGTTGACCATGCCTATGGTGAGGAGGTCAAGGTCGCGGATGGAAAGCCCAAGCTGTACGCAGCGCAGCAGGAACAGCGGCGTTGTCATTTCCCGGTCAGTCGGGCGAAGTTTTTTTTAGACTGGACATCCGTCTGCACGTTCAGCCCCCAAAGCTGGATCAGCTTCGGTAGCACCTGGTAAATGGAAAAGGTGTTGAACTCATCCAGCCATTCCTCCGGGCTGTCCGGAATATCCGGGTTGCGTGTTTTGCCATCACATAAGCGATATTCTCGAACATCTCCAGTGAGAATAAATCCAGGTTGGAGCTTTCCTCGTCCCCGTCACCGATGGACTTCTCCAGGGAACGCAGGTCCTTATAAATGTCCCGGTGGAATTTCATGCGGTAAATGCGAGGGATGGCTGCGGATGCCTTAAAAGGCACCTGTTTCCCATCAATCTCGATATTCTGCTTCATGCTGATGGATTATCCCTCCCCTTCCGTGCCATCATTTTCTGTGCCTCCGGGTTCTGTATCCGTGCCGCTGCCTCCCGCAGCCGCTTCCGGCAGGTACACGCTCTTGTACCAGTTCTGGTAGACCTCCTCCGTGGTGGCGTCCCCGGTCTTTGCCTTCACATAGCCGCTCGCCAAAGGCGCCGCCGTGAGGGACAGCGTCTCGGTCTGCACCTCGATCTCGTCCTCGTTGGTCTGGGACTCAATGGTCGGGCGCGCCGCCGAGCAGTTGTACAGCACATGGCGGATCTTCCGCACATCCCCGTCAAACTCAAAGAGCAGGGCAAAGTTCTCCGTCTCCGCGTTGGCATTCTCCAAAAGCACTTTATTTTCATCCAGCGCCTCCTTCAGCACATCCGTGCGGAAGCTCTCTGGCACCATGGCAAGCTCCAGGTCGCCCTCATAGCCCATGTTGTTGCTGACCGTGTAATAAGCATACCCGTCGGCGTAAAAGTTGCTCGGCTCGCCGTTGGGGTCCAGGGAGAGCGAGACGGCGCCGGGCATCGCAACGGGCGTGCCAAAGGACACCGCCCCGTCCGCCCCAAGCGTCAGCAGCGCGTAATGCACGTTGCAGATGTTGAATTTCACTTTATTCTTCTTCGGCATCGTAAACCACCTCCATATCAAACTGGTAGAGGACCTCGTACAGCTTCTCGCTGGCAATCCAGACCTCCGACTTGTTGTAGAAGATGCGCCGCTTATCCAGCGCGTCCTCCAGTTTCTTTTCCACCGACAGATCCTTCGTGTCGGTGTACAGCTCTATCTTCACGCCGCTTGCCTTGAAATACACCATGCCGTCCGCGGCGAAGTTGCCGCTCTGCGGCAGGAGGTAACAGATAAACGGCGGCTCCGGCGATTCGCCCTATAGTGATAGGTAATCCTTTGGTACTTACCACCTCCGGATTTTCCCCCACTCCACACCGTGCATGCGACTTTCACCGCACACGGCGTTCCATCGTTAGTAAAACTTCTGAATCTATGACAATCTACCGTATTGAAAAAGCGTTATTATATAAGTTTATAAAGTTACAAGGCCAGACCTTTGACGAAGCATATTGACTTTCTCAAGCTGTTTTTCATCCAGATTGCAAATCAGCAGATATTGTTTTATGGCTTGCGGGTCTATAGCAGTAATCAGATTATAGGCGTTCTCGCATATCAGGATAAGATTAGCAAATCGGTCACACCCATACCTGAGGTACGGGTTTATACGATGGCAATATATATCCTGCAACCCCTGAAATTCGTTGCCAGTGACAGCACATTTTCCCCATTGCGCTGAAAATAAAGAAATACGGTTGTCCGCATACTCTATGCTTGCGTTTTTGGGTGGATTTCTCATCAGCGTAAGCATTAGGTCAGTGTTGATTTTCAGATTATCGTGTAACCCGATTCTGCCTTTTGCTGAAAAACTGTTGATACTCCTGCTGTTCTGTCTTGGCGTGCGGAATTGAGTGTAACCAATCGGATAAATCGGTTCGTCCACTCCGGCTACATAGCGTAGCTGTTGGGATTTCCCATATCTATGTTGCTCCGTTCTGGTCAGCTCTCTTCCAGTCGTAACAAGGCGGCTTGAACGTTGCTCCTTTAACCTGTTCGTAAAGACCGTCATGACAGCCCGATTCAGTTCCCTGCAATCCATAATGATATCTGTTGCAATGCTGTAGTAGTTCTGCATTCCCATAACCATGCTGTTGTACAGCGTAATCTCGCTGTACTCATTACGGCCTTTTCTTGGGTGCGCAACATTTTTAGCTTGGTCAGTCAGGTTCTGCTTCTTTCTTTGCCTTTGTTTGTCGGCAATACGTGAAGTCACTACATATTTCTTGCCTTTTGGGTGTAGCTTGATTTTGAACCCCAGAAAATCAGAGTGTCTGTGCTTTACATTGACAATCCTTGTTTTCTCTGGCGAGACTTCAAGTTTCAGCCTATCAGACAGCCATTGCGCGACTGCAATCATTGTCCTTTTGGCATCCTCTTTTGTTCGACAGAAAATCCTGAAATCATCAGCATATCGCACAATATACATTTCCTTTAGGTTCGTGCTGCGCATGGCTCTGTATCCAGTGCTTTTGATACGGGTTCCTGACTTGTTGAATCCTCCGCTGTATTTGTCGAGTACCGGATTTTCAAGCCATTGGCTGTCAATCCAGTGGTCAAGTTCGTTCAGGACTATATTTGCGAGCAATGGTGAGATTATGCCGCCTTGTGGAGTTCCCTTGTCGGGTCGAACCACAGACCCGTCAGGCATCTTGATTGGTGCAGTCAGTATGCGCTTCACTATCCCTATCAGTTTTGTATCTCTGATTCCCAAAGACCATATCTGCTTTATCAGCTTGCTGTGATTTACGTTGTCGAAGAACCCTTTGATGTCAAACTCAATTACATAGTTCAGGTGTCCTATATTCAGCCTGTAATAGGTTGCCGCAATGGCGTTTTCTACAGACCGACCTGTTAGGACGGAACCCATAGCTGTTATCACTGAATTTTGCTTCGCAGATAGGCTCCATGACCTGTTTGATACATTGCTGTACCAATCTATCCCAGATACACGGTATTCCGAGCGGTCTGGTTTTTGTCGGGTCATAAGGCTTCGGTATTTCTTTTCTTCGTACCGGCCTTGGCCGGTATCCGTGCTTGCTTCCCGTCAGTATAAATCTAACCCTTTCCACTACTTCATCAGCGGTTAGCCTGCTGATGTCGAAAATGTTCAGTTTGTCAGTGCCTGCCGTTCTACTTCCGGTATTGGACTTCATATTTCTGTATGCCAACAGGATATTCTCTCTACTAAGTACTATGTTCATCAGGTCATCGAAAACATCCCCGTTTTTACTTCTTGCATACAGTGTGTCAAAGGTTTCCTGCATTCCGTAGTATTCAGCATGTCTTATACTATCGACCGAGAGCTGTTTACTGGTTACATTTGCTTTTTCATTTGGCATAAGGCATCACCTCCATTTCTGGGGCGACACTTTTTGTCTTACCCGAATCCTCATACGATTGTATGATTCAACGGCCTTACTAACGACTTGAGGCCATTCCTCCGCTCTCATTGCAAGAGTATCATTGGTTCGGCCTCTACTTTTCAGCATCAGTGCGTCTGCTTATTGTGGGGCATGAGTGCCCGTTTTCGTCAGATTACCTTAATTACAAGGCCTGATACCTTTCCTCGTTCCGATAATCCTATCTGTGCATATACCCGTAGGTTCCCACTATGAGCCTGTCAGCTTAAATGCGCCTGTAACGCATTACGGTCTTTCATATCGCAGATTCTTACTCGACCGCTACTGACCACGAATTAACGTGCCTGCACATTTCTATGCAGTCCACTTATAGACCCGTACATTCGCAGGTTCGTCAGTCTCCCATTTTGAGACATTCTAACCTTAGGTATTTTATAGACCCCCGACCTATAGGCAACACCGTCCACCTCTGGACAGCTTTCGAGATGTTGATCACATCCTACGGTTGCTCTCAGCCGACTTCACCGAGCTTCACACGCCTTGGCTTTCGCCATATGACGCATGTCGGAGTTTAGGGTGGCGTTTCTGGGCGTTACCCCTTCATTCCACCTGTTGGATTATCAGTTCTCCTAATAATCAAACGATTCTCGTTCTTTTATTAGTGCCTAACCTTTTCAGTTAGGAACGAGTCGGACCCGCGAAATGGTCATAGGCGAAAGGGATGCCGGTTTCCTCCAAAAGCACAAGTAATGTTTTCACAGCCTATCCCTCCAATGCTTTCTGTATCTCTTTTTCAAGCTGCCGGGTACCGGCCTGCTCCGCTGCCGCGATATGGGGCTTTGCGGAAACACGCCCGCCGCCCCTCTTGGCATGGCCGTGTTCCAGAAGGTGCGCCAGTTGGTAGCGGTTTCTGGAATGCACCGTCACTTCCAGCGAATTGGCCGTTTCCCTCGTGGTCTTCACCGTCCACAACTTTGCATATTTCCCGGTGTCCTTCGGCGCGTTGGCTTCAATGTCCTTCCGCACCGCAGTCCCGGCTTTTTTCACCGCCTTTTTCACATCCTCCGTGGCAAGGTCCGCATATTCCGTCAGCCCCTTCATGATCTCCTCTGCCATCCGGTCAATGGATACACCGTTCGCCATCGTCACCGCCTCACTTTCTCGCATTTGAATTTCAATGCCCGTTTTTTATAATTCAGATGGTCTATCTTCAAAATGTCATAAATGCCGCCGTCCCATAAGATGCGGAAACCCGTGGTGTCCACCGCCTTCACCTTCCTGCAGAAACGCACAGTGAAACTGATGTCCGGATGTTCCGTTGTCTGCCCCGCCGCCTCCGATTCCGCAGAGGACTTCCCCTGGGAATCGCTGATCGTAGCGTGGCAGGAATAATAATCCGCCCATGTGTTTCTGCGGTTGCCGATGGCGTCGGACACCACATCATTTTTCTGGAACATGATCCGCACGTTCATTGCCGCCACATCCATCAGAACGCCTCCTTCCGGCTGCCAAAGAGCAGCGCCCGCAGCGTCAGCATCATGGCATGGTGGTCGGCTTCCTCCCTGTGTTCGTAGAGGTAGGCGGCTGCATACAGCACAGCCACCTCTGCATTTTCCACGGCATAGAATTCCTCCGCAGAATCCATCCTTGCCACATCCATGCAGATTTTCTCCGATGCCCTGACCATGCTTTCAATCAGGGCATCATCCTCGTCATAATCCACACGGAGATAGTTTTTCATCTCTTCCAGCGCCACCGAGCCCCCTTTCTTTAGCCTGCGGATGCCGCCTTCTGCACCAGCACCTTCACAGCTTCCGCAAGGATCATCTTCCCGTCCACACGCTGCGAAGCGAGGAATCCCACCTGCCCGGTGGCTGCGAACAGCTCATTCAGACGTTTGAAGGAGCGCCCCTGCCGGTCAGCGATCCAGTAATAGGAGAAATCGCCGAAAGCGATTGTCTTTGCGCCTGCGGCAAGGACCGGCATATAGGCAGAAGTCTTCACCGGCCTGCCAAGGATGGTGTCCGGGGTTCCCGCCGTAAGGGACGGCTGCCACAGGTACTGCCCGTTGCTGTCCTTCAGCTTGCGGATAGCCTTGATGGTAGAATCATTCAGCACCCACACGGACTTCTTGCGGTATGGGGATTTCAGGGAATAATATAAATCCATCAGTTCATCCGCCGTCACAGCCGTGGCAGATGCCGCGGTCACGCCCGTTTCCGCCCCGCCTGTGGCCGCAAGCACGCCTAACGGCTTGCCCTTGCCGTCCCCCGTGAAGAACGCCTCCT includes the following:
- a CDS encoding phage tail domain-containing protein yields the protein MGFSFDGISSKSMGIASRMTEENRVPELRNRTISMAGRDGLIDLGASLSERVIEISCFIPPKRTAEELLECKDEIVSWLSPDKGLCALVLDTEPGRVYYARLQEVCRAGAVQLPGKGKRRRHPHLTAAPVADDILRLPAVRLYQAGDKVPAVIYKGKRRRH
- a CDS encoding major tail protein, which codes for MPKKNKVKFNICNVHYALLTLGADGAVSFGTPVAMPGAVSLSLDPNGEPSNFYADGYAYYTVSNNMGYEGDLELAMVPESFRTDVLKEALDENKVLLENANAETENFALLFEFDGDVRKIRHVLYNCSAARPTIESQTNEDEIEVQTETLSLTAAPLASGYVKAKTGDATTEEVYQNWYKSVYLPEAAAGGSGTDTEPGGTENDGTEGEG
- a CDS encoding HK97 gp10 family phage protein — protein: MANGVSIDRMAEEIMKGLTEYADLATEDVKKAVKKAGTAVRKDIEANAPKDTGKYAKLWTVKTTRETANSLEVTVHSRNRYQLAHLLEHGHAKRGGGRVSAKPHIAAAEQAGTRQLEKEIQKALEG
- a CDS encoding phage head closure protein, encoding MDVAAMNVRIMFQKNDVVSDAIGNRRNTWADYYSCHATISDSQGKSSAESEAAGQTTEHPDISFTVRFCRKVKAVDTTGFRILWDGGIYDILKIDHLNYKKRALKFKCEKVRR
- a CDS encoding head-tail connector protein, whose protein sequence is MKNYLRVDYDEDDALIESMVRASEKICMDVARMDSAEEFYAVENAEVAVLYAAAYLYEHREEADHHAMMLTLRALLFGSRKEAF